ACCCGCAAGACGGTCTTTCAGGCGCTGCAAAAGGAGAACATCGGAGTCAACGTCCACTACATCCCCGCTTATCTGCATCCGTACTACGAAAGCCTGGGGTTCCGCAAGGGAATCTGTCCGGTCGCTGAAAGCTGCTACGAGGAATTCATTACACTCCCGCTATATGCGGGCATGGAAGCTGAAGATGTGATGGATGTGGTCGCCGCAGTCAAGAAGGTGATCCGCCACTACTCCAAGTAACAATAGAGAAGGGAGGGATTAATGTGGGCAAAGTGAAGGTGATTGCCGAAATTGCCAATGCCCATTGGGGCGACCTCCGCCGGCTGCGGGAGCTGATCCTCGCAGCCGCACGCAGCGGCGCTGACGGGGTGAAATTTCAATGGTTCCATTACGACAGCCTGGCGGCGCCGGATTTCATCCATTATCAGACGTATATTGATTTGTTCATCGGTAAGCAGCAATGGGCGGAGGCTGTCCGGCTTGCCAAGGCTGAGGGACTGGAGGTCTGGGTAGACCTATATGATGAATGGGGAGTCGGGCTGCTCGCGGAGCTTGAAGATCAGGTGGACGGTTTGAAATTACCCACAACCGTCTTGCAGTCACTCCCCTTGATTCAAGGCCTGCACAAGTTCAATAAGCCCTTACTCATCGGTGTGAGCGGCTGGCTGAAGGAAGAGATGGATACGCAATTATCCTACATTCGGAGCCATTTCAAAGGTCCAATCGTGCTCATGCACGGCTTCCAGGGCTATCCGACCCGGACAGAGGATTCCAACCTGAGCCGCATCGCCCATATCAAGCAGACCTATCAGCTGGAGGTGGGCTTCGCGGATCATGAGGATGCTGATCATGAAATGGCAGTGGATCTTCCGGTGTATGCCTATCTGCTGGGGGCCAGTGTCATTGAGAAGCACATTACCTTGAACCGTGCCGAGAAAGGGATTGACTATTATTCGGCGCTTACGCCGGAGGAATTCGGGCGGATGGTGGAGAAGCTGCGCCGTGCAGAGTGTGTACAGGGCATCCTCGAAATTAAGGACTCGGAAAGACGGTATCTGGAGGATTCCTCTCTGAGGATCGTCTCCCGCAGAGAGCTGCGCCCGGGTGAAATGATCACGCCTGAGAACATATGCTATAAACGTTCCTCTATGCCGGATGCCTTCATGGCCCGCAATGCTTCCGTACAATTTCCTATGATTGCCACCTCGGTAATTCCTGCGAACACACCCATCACGCCCGGGAAGGTAAAAGCACCCAAAATCTGCATTGCTGTCATCTGCAGATTGAAATCCACCCGGCTCCGCCGCAAGGCGCTGCGCGAGATTCACGGCATTGCGGCCATCGAGAGATGCCTGATGAATTGTCTGGCTGTGCCGGGCGGCTATGAGGTAGTTCTAGCCACCTCGAATCTGCCGGACGACCAGCCGCTTACGGCGTTCACCCTGAACGGTCAGGTGAAGGTGGTAACCGGTGACCCGGACAATGTGGCTGCAAGAATGCTGAGCGTGGCTGAAGCGGTCCAGGCGGATATCGTAGTCCGGGTGACCGGCGACAATCCGGCGGTCTCTCCGGAGATGCTTAAGACTCTAATAGGCCGGCATCTGGCAAGCGGTGCAGATTTCACCTACGCCAAGGAATCAACTATGGGGACGGTCGGGGATATATTTACCGTTGAAGCGCTGAGAAGGCTGCTGCACTATTCCAATCCGCTTACGCATGCGGAGTATCTGTCCTTTTACTTTTTCAACAATCCGCATCTCTTCAAGATCAATGCTGTGGACCTTCCTGCGGAGTGGGTGCATCCCGAGTGGCGGTTAACCATGGATGAGATTCAGGATCTGGAGCTGTTCGAGGCGGCCTACCAGGCACTGGATGTGGGGCCAAGACCGCTGTTCTTCGAAGAATTGAAGGCATTCCTTCAGGAACACCCTGAGGTGGCTGAGCGCAACCGGGGCATTCAGGTGAAATGGCGGGATGATACGGAGCTGGTCAAGGAGCTGAATGCAGCTACCACCTTGAACAATAATGATAACGTTAGCGGGGCGTCAAATGATGATCAATAAAGCGGGTCTTGTGCTGGGGACGGCCCAGCTGGGCGGAAATTACGGGATTGCGAATACAGCTGCGAATCCCTCTGTGCAACAGAGGAACGAGCTGCTCCAATATGCCCTCTCTGCAGGGATCGGTTATTTGGATACCGCGCCGGGATACGGGGACAGCGAGTCTGTCATCGGAGATTGCCTGGAAGGTGCAGATCCGCAGAGCCGGCCGCAGATTGTGACGAAGCTCCCTTCCGTCCAGCGGCTGCGGCTGCATACGGAGGAAGCGCGGAGGAGGTTCGTCATCTCTTCCGTGCATACTTCCCTGAACCGGCTGAAGTGTTCTGCGCTGGATGTCTGTCTGTTGCATGATCCGCTCGATCTGACTTACCAGGGCGGCGAAATCCTGCAAACGCTGCAGGAAATGCAGCAACTGCAGCTGATCCGCAGAATCGGTGTATCTGTGTATGATGCGGAGGATATTGCGGATTTTATGCGCGTGGAGGGGCTGGACAGCATTCAGATTCCGCTGAATGTCCTGGACCAGAGATGGCTCGCGAATGGAATGCTGGAGCAGCTCACCCGGAAGGGAACAGAAATCTTCGTCCGCAGCGTCTATCTGCAAGGTCTGCTGCTGATGGCACCGGAGCAGCTTCCGGCGGGGCTGAGGCGAGCGAAGCAGCCGTTGTTACGATTAAACAGCTACAGCAAGGAAACCGGGATACCTGTTAAAGAGCTGTGCTTCCTCTATGTGAGGGATCTTCCGGGGATATCCGGGCTGGTGATTGGCTGCGAGACGGCGCGGCAGGTGCAGGAGAACCTGCGGATGATGGCATTGCCCCCTCTAAGCCGGGCGGTGAGGCAGACGCTTGGTGAATCCTTTACGGATATGCCTGTAGAGATCATTGACCCCAGGAGGTGGAAGTAACCGGATGCGAACTCTTCAAGAATTATTTAATCTGCAAGGCAAGGCAGCGGTTGTGACCGGA
The window above is part of the Paenibacillus sp. FSL H8-0048 genome. Proteins encoded here:
- a CDS encoding N-acetylneuraminate synthase family protein encodes the protein MGKVKVIAEIANAHWGDLRRLRELILAAARSGADGVKFQWFHYDSLAAPDFIHYQTYIDLFIGKQQWAEAVRLAKAEGLEVWVDLYDEWGVGLLAELEDQVDGLKLPTTVLQSLPLIQGLHKFNKPLLIGVSGWLKEEMDTQLSYIRSHFKGPIVLMHGFQGYPTRTEDSNLSRIAHIKQTYQLEVGFADHEDADHEMAVDLPVYAYLLGASVIEKHITLNRAEKGIDYYSALTPEEFGRMVEKLRRAECVQGILEIKDSERRYLEDSSLRIVSRRELRPGEMITPENICYKRSSMPDAFMARNASVQFPMIATSVIPANTPITPGKVKAPKICIAVICRLKSTRLRRKALREIHGIAAIERCLMNCLAVPGGYEVVLATSNLPDDQPLTAFTLNGQVKVVTGDPDNVAARMLSVAEAVQADIVVRVTGDNPAVSPEMLKTLIGRHLASGADFTYAKESTMGTVGDIFTVEALRRLLHYSNPLTHAEYLSFYFFNNPHLFKINAVDLPAEWVHPEWRLTMDEIQDLELFEAAYQALDVGPRPLFFEELKAFLQEHPEVAERNRGIQVKWRDDTELVKELNAATTLNNNDNVSGASNDDQ
- a CDS encoding aldo/keto reductase; translation: MMINKAGLVLGTAQLGGNYGIANTAANPSVQQRNELLQYALSAGIGYLDTAPGYGDSESVIGDCLEGADPQSRPQIVTKLPSVQRLRLHTEEARRRFVISSVHTSLNRLKCSALDVCLLHDPLDLTYQGGEILQTLQEMQQLQLIRRIGVSVYDAEDIADFMRVEGLDSIQIPLNVLDQRWLANGMLEQLTRKGTEIFVRSVYLQGLLLMAPEQLPAGLRRAKQPLLRLNSYSKETGIPVKELCFLYVRDLPGISGLVIGCETARQVQENLRMMALPPLSRAVRQTLGESFTDMPVEIIDPRRWK